Part of the Notamacropus eugenii isolate mMacEug1 chromosome 5, mMacEug1.pri_v2, whole genome shotgun sequence genome is shown below.
TATGGCAGGATCCAAAATGtatattaggaagattaatttggcaaCTTCATGAAGAATGGTTTAGAGGAGAATGAGCTGGGAGGGAACTATGGCAGTTaagataagaaataatgagggtcTGAACTCAGGGAGGGATGTGgataatggaaaggaagggatgaCTGTGAGAGATACTGTTTTAATCAAATAGACAGGACTTGTCAATAGACTAGAAGTaaaggctgaaggagagcaaaggaagtcgataaatatttattaggtaccaactaagtgccaggcattgtgctaagtactagggatacaaaatgaGTCTAAAGACAGGAGCTttcagtctaatgagggagacattactcaagcaactatgtacaaataagctatattcaagataaatagcagataaagaagagagggaagattctAGCATTAAGAGAGATCGGGAAAGATTCCTGTAGAAGAGTCAAGGATGTCTGTTGTGTTTTGAGTATAGCTGACTGGCTTCTTGGGAAGTCAGAAGGAAGAGCAGTGCTGTTTCACTAGCCagccccaaaaggaaaaaacaaaacaaaacatcagagCTTTTCATATTCTAAAACTATCCTTCAATGAAGCGTCAGCTTTATTCACTATATTTCTATAAAAGTATGGCACATGGTTCCTACTCTTTCCATCCCTGTTCATTATTCTCCTAAATAAATAGTGTCTTAATTTAGCTGAACTAAGCAGGGCCTCAGTTTTGTTGAAGTTAAGGCTAATGGAATGGATCTCAccatgcatctctctctctctctctctctctctctctctctctctctctctctctctctctctctctctctctctctcaatagaAATACCATTAGCCAGTTTAAGAGGAGAACAAGGTCCCCGTGGAGAACCTGGCCCAAGAGGACCACCAGGACCCCCAGGTTTACCAGGCCAAGGGATACCAGGAATCAAAGGAAAACCAGGCCCACAAGGCTATCCAGGGATTGGCAAGCCAGGTATGCCTGGAATGCCAGGAAAACCTGGAGGCGTAGGAATGCCTGGGGCAAAGGGTGAAATAGGACCAAAAGGAGAGATCGGACCTATGGGCATGCCAGGACCACAGGGACCTCCAGGGCCTCATGGACTTCCTGGTATTGGAAAACCAGGTGGCCCAGGGCTACCAGGACAACCAGGACCAAAGGGTGAACCAGGACCCAAAGGACAACCAGGACTTCCTGGTCTTCAAGGGCCTAAAGGAGAGAAGGGCTTTGGGATGCCAGGTTTGCCAGGACTAAAAGGTCCCCCTGGGATGCATGGACCTCCTGGGCCTGTGGGGCTTCCAGGAATAGGAAAACCAGGAGTGACAGGATTCCCAGGGCCACAGGGTCCTCTAGGTAAACCAGGCCTTCAAGGTGAACCAGGACCACAGGGTCCCATAGGTGTACCTGGAATTCAAGGACCACCTGGTGTGCCTGGAGTTGGAAAGCCAGGTCAGGATGGCATCCCTGGACGACCTGGATTTCCCGGTGGTAAAGGGGAGCAAGGACTACCTGGGTTGCCAGGACCTCCTGGTCTCCCTGGGGTTGGGAAACCAGGTTTCCCAGGGCCTAAGGGTGACCGAGGTATGGGGGGTCTTCCTGGAGCTCTTGGACCTAGAGGAGAGAAAGGTCCTGCAGGTGCACCTGGGATGGGAGGGCCCCCAGGTGAGCCAGGCTTGCCTGGAATTCCAGGTCCCATGGGACCTCCAGGTGCTATTGGCTTCCCAGGGCCCAAAGGAGAAGGTGGAGCTATGGGGCCACAAGGACCATTGGGTCCCAAAGGTGAGCCAGGGTTACAGGGTTTCCCAGGGAAACCAGGTTTCCTTGGTGAAGTGGGACCCCCAGGCATGAGAGGTCTGCCAGGTCCAATTGGGCCCAAAGGAGAAGCTGGGCTTAAAGGCTTACCAGGCATCCCTGGAGCCCCTGGGCTCATTGGACCTAAAGGGGAACCAGGAATCCCAGGAGATCAGGGTTTACAAGGCCCATCTGGAATTCCAGGAATTGGGGGGCCAAGTGGTCCAATTGGACCTCCTGGAATCCCAGGCCCCAAAGGAGAACCAGGTCTACCAGGTCCTCCTGGGTTCCCTGGGGTAGGAAAGCCTGGGGTAGCAGGATTGCATGGACCACCAGGGAAGCCTGGGGCTCTGGGCCCTCAAGGCCAGCCTGGCCTTCCAGGTCCCCCAGGACCTCCAGGTCCTCCAGGTCCCCCAGCTGTGATGCCTCCCACACCACCAGCCCATGGAGAGTATTTGCCAGAAATGGGGCCAGGGATTGATGGAGTGAAAACCCCACATGCCTATGCGggcaagaaaggcaaaaatggaggCGTAGCTTATGAGATGCCTGCATTTACAGCAGAGTTGACCACACCCTTCCCACCAGTGGGAGCCCCAGTGAAGTTTGACAAATTGCTTTACAACGGAAGGCAGAACTACAACCCCCAGACGGGCATCTTCACCTGTGAGGTCCCTGGTGTCTACTACTTTGCATACCATGTCCACTGCAAAGGCGGAAACGTGTGGGTGGCTTTGTTCAAGAACAACGATCCAATGATGTACACATATGACGAGTACAAAAAGGGCTTTCTTGACCAGGCATCAGGGAGCGCTGTGCTGCAGCTGAGACCCGGAGACCGGGTTTTTCTCCAGATGCCTTCAGAGCAAGCTGCTGGACTGTATGCTGGACAATATGTCCATTCTTCTTTTTCAGGATATTTATTATATCCCATGTAAAtttaaaccaaaaagaaaaaaaaacacaaggaaaAAAGACAGCGAAAGAAAACAAAACGAAGTGAAAGCAAAATCAAACACAAAACACATAATTGCTTCGGAGTGTTTATACTGTTGAAAAGTTATATTTAAATGGAAGTTTGGACCATAATATacaaaaaagccaaaaaacaaaaacaataaaaatgcaaGTTTAATGTTCTGCAGAGCTTGTTATTAAAATGACAGGAAGAATCTATGTATCACATTTCTAACAGATGTTCTGTACCCACTGAAATCATATTAGCAAATATACAttatacacttccacaataccatGCTTTCTAAAGTTCAGTCAAAACATTTCATTATGAAGGATCATTGCTAACACAAGTCATTCATTCATACTGTTTACTTAAAACTACACGAGAATAAATCTTAAAGAAGTATCAATGACCAAAACAAATCACATGCCACATTTACTTGCATTGTTTACCCCATATTTTCACAAGTATTTTACTAGTGAAACACAGGAAGGGGGGCAATTATGTAGTCATACTGCCCTTGCAGAGGTAATCTAAGGCAATGTAGACTATGCAGAGGATAGCTCCCTTCCAATAAACTGCTGGGGTTTTGGCAGCAGGATTCTCACTTGGGGCAGGGTTGTCACTTGGTGGGAGCCACTGAATCTATTAATCAACAAGTCACCTAGAAGATGTGGAGACAATGTACCCAGCACTGCAAGAAAGGCCATGGAGGACACAAAAAGGCAAGTCATGGGCTGTATCCTCAAGATGCTTACAAGATCGCTGGGAAATGAGAATGGTGATTAACCTGTTTATTCCTGAAATATCTTTTCCCCTGAGGTTTCTTCCATATGTTTTGGTTCCTGTTATTTCTTACTAGATCTAACCAGACCaaataaaaaatagaacacaaCAACCTGAAGTtatttggggagaggagagattgggGTCAATGAAATAAgtgttccccaccccaccccaccccagtagCCTTCAGACTCTGTATAATATTCATTAGCAGGTATCAATTGTATAtcaaatgtatatttataaaaaaaaaattgccactGTGAAGCCACAGCCAGAGAAAAGACAAACCACAATTTCTCAATCACTTTTCAATGTTGAAGGGACTTTCTTGCCTATAGCAATAACTATCTCAAATCAGTTCAAActtttttaaggataaaatgtACCTTAAAAAAACTAAACCATTCCTTTATATACAGAGCAAAAACCTTTAGAATTATATGGGATGATAAACTTTTATTTGAAAATCAATATGTGAAACTTTGAAGTAAGTACATTGATGGTTTTCTGAAGTATGTGCTGAAACAGGACGTCAAGAACTGTTCTTACAGAAGTAAACTACAGAAGACCCAGTTATAATTTCAGAGGACAAAGATAGGACTTGATTTTTACGCTGCCCTATAGATGAAAGAAACAGCATGATGAAAGTTTACTGCAGTCTGACGTACGTGCATTTCCATCTCTACACTTTAGTGTGCTTCTGTGACAGTGTGACATAGGAGATAGCGAGATGTCCTAggggttaggaagacctagaCAAATCACTAAACTCTAAAGGTGCCCGAGGCAACTTTAAAACTGTAACTTGCAGAACGGTGCCCGATCTGCACCAGCAAGAGGAATTTCTTTTCTGGTAGTTAGTTCACCACATCAATGAAAGTTATAGaactagaccaaaaaaaaatttctttttaaaaaccccAACAATTCTTATTTCACTACTTCAAAAATTTACAATTTTGTCAGCATAGGTATCCTTGCCGCTGTGAAACTGCAGCtacaaagaagacagagaattcTTTCTTAATTGCTTCAGTCTGGATTTTAGCTCCTCTAAATTTAATAGGTGACCTTCAAGAGCCGCTGCCATTGAAAAATCTCATCACCTTGCCGCCAGTATGGTGATAAGCCTCAGCAAATTTAGCTAAGTTGATTTTCAGAAAATAGTCCTATAATCCATTAGCAGGCCCACAACTGAAGTCCTCCCAGTATGCCATATGGTTCTGACCTGCCATGACTTTCACTTCACTGGgatagccttcaagaacccagagtCCTCTTCATACCAAGATAAGGCATCAGGTTAGGACCTTTGTACAGGTTTAtttctcagaaaagggaaaaaacatttaaattactTTCAAGTAGTCACCCAGAGACCTACAGAAACACTCAACTGGCCTATTTGTCAAATACAGAGTCTTAATGCAGCAAGATAACCTATGGTGAAGGAAATTACTGTAAGGGGTGCCGGACCTCAAATATCTTATAGAATATGGCAAAGAATAAACAGACTGGTGACTTTATTGAATTATAGATTTGAGACTTGTCAATAGCAAATCATTCCTTCCGGtctcaaagaaacaaaagatccACTTCAAATGCTAACAGTAGCATCCTATGGGATAAATAATGTAGAGAGTAAAGACATATGTACTTAAAATTCAGAatatggaagagaagaaagaaatgagggggAAATATACAGATGAACTTGGTATaaacacagtgcatggcacatatgACCAATACAAGCGGTTTCTAATGGGACTAGTTGTCACTAACCAGTTAACTGACTTACCTAATCCAGAAAAATTATCTTATTGACCTGATGTACTTTCTCTGTGTGAAGTACAGAAGTACAATTTCTTCTTAAGaggactgaaaataaatgaatttgttACCAAGATAACTTATTCACTACTAGCTAAATGCCAAAGGTTTTCATCCAAAGAAGCCTCAGCATTCAATATCACAACAGTTAGCATCTGGTGAATATAAAGTCTTTATGTTGATTCTCTCAAATGATTAATATGACAAGAATGTTGGCTTTCTGGTGGGACAAATAAACAACACACAGTACAATACAGATCAGTGTCCTATCTGGCATATGAGTAGATGTATTCAGACTGACTTGAAACAGCCAACTAGGGCAACTCATTTGTGAAAtagtttccatatatatatatatgcattccgGTTAGTTCTCCACCAAAGTGGGGAGAAATTTCCTAATCAGTTGAAATGAAATTTCACTTATCAAAATCATTGATAATAGTTGCTTCCAAACTTATTTATTGGTTGTGTTACTTATTTGCCTAAATTTGTATATTAGCAGGCATAAGCTTCTAACTTGTagatggtggggagggagaggaaaaatccTATGCAAGTACTGTTTGTTCTACAATGGTGCTAATCTCAGAGCAAAATGATGAATTATTtcaccttatttaaaaaaaaagagtttaagaTAGTTATCTATATGTCTGTGTTTCCCCTTTGAGTGTTATGTTATACTTTTGCTTTGATGTAAAATCAGACCTAACATGAATCTGTTCTGAACCCATAATCTCTATTTAACTCAAAATTAACTAGAATTTGACCATAGAAAAATGGACAAAACTGGCATTACCATTATTTAAGTACAGAGTTTTAATGCAGCATGATAACGAATGGGGAGGGAAATAACTTTAGTGGATGCCTAACCTCAATATCTTGCAGAATATGTCAAAAAGTGAAAAGACTGGTAACTTTATTGAGTTTCCACTGTAGATCTGAGACTTGTCAATAGCAaatcatttttgtatttaaaatttttgtactgatctgaaaaaaaaagtcttattaaatatctttaaaagtactcttcttcttttgcttttctttcttagtATTATTGGAATCACACACGCTCCCTCAACGTGGTACAAGTCTGACGTGTATGGTGGGTGTAGTGGAGTTTTGTCCAAGTTCtgacactagccatgtgaccctggttTTCTCCCTCTGTTAAATTGGGATAATACTACTTGATTGGTTCCTTTAGAGAGTTGTAAGGAAAGTTTCTGTAAGCCTTAAGTACTAATATAAATGTGATTTTATATTGATTCCCCCCATTATGGAAGACTTCTGGGTGAAAAGCCCCCATCAGAAacccatttctaatttttctgtgCTATTCTATTTTgcaattcataaaagaaaaagagactgtGACACAGAAATAGGTCTACTTTAAGGCAGCTACTAATTTTAATAATTCTGTTTCTTCCTAGAGAGACCCATTTTAACTCTGCCATCATGACGTCCAGTTCTGCATAACAAGACCATTTCCATGTCCTGATACAAAGCCTCATACTAGCACTGCTTTTTAACAGTCAATATGATAAACACTAGAAACAGCTGCCAAGGGAATTTATGGATCAGTGGTCCCTAGAGATGTTTAATATGAGACTAATTTCCCTGCATGAAGGCAGCAGATCAAACTAGATGGCCTTATGGTATCCTTTCTTTTTTGgcattccttcattttatgacATATTTTTTTTAGCTTGgaacctaggtggcacagtggatggaatgctggacctggagtcaggaagactcatctttctaagttcaaattagcctcagacacttactagccgtgtgaccctgggcaagttacctaattctctttgcctcagtttcctcatctgtaaaatgagttggagaaggaaatggcaaacaactccagtatctttgccaagaaaaccccaaaggaggtcacaaagagccagacacaactgaaatgactgaaaaaccataaaatgaaaagatggaaattTTTCACGACTGAAATAAAAGTGAAACAAATGCACTGAAAACACAAGTGCACATTGTCAATGTCATCTTAACCCCTACTTGTCCCTTTGCAATGACCTTTTACTGCACCTAAAAGTATTCTCCACTCAGCTATGACTCAGAATATAAGATAATTGATCCTGGAAATAAATATTAATGACTAATAATCAAagataacaacaaaaatgttccACACTTACCCTCTGgtcaaattaccttgtatctgACGTAGATGATTGACTTCTGAAATAACATAAAACCTCCCAAattcagttagtcaataagcttttgttaagcacctaccacaTGTCAAGCACTACATCCCTAAAATGCAGGATAATTTTAGGAAGGTCAGTTAGAAATAACAAAAGttctatatttcaaaatattttttttaaatgtaaaggtttttattattttcacatACGCATAATTAACTATAACCAAGCATAACCTAATTCAGTTggttaaaaatgtatattaatgGTTATGAGATTGAAGATtctattctttcccctcccagattgatatcTTTGTGATTAACTTTTGTCAGTCATTGAACAGgtgtggcctcagacaaactgagacctgggcaAGAGCTTAACttagaaaggtcaaggtcacCCACTATATCCTGGgtttgacctttgtcttgccactgaactttgatgactctggaggagagactgaggctgcCCCCACTCATCCAATTCACAAGCAAATCAAGAtctcacccttgtgatgtcattggtcctcttctagaaaaaAGGACAGCGAAACAACAATATTGTTAGTTCTGTCAATTTTCTGGCCATAGACTGTAGTAGTTAggatctcattttacaaatgcctTTGGTTTTTAAGTAAATTAGATAGATTAATGAAAATTCAGAATATTAAGAAGCAAATGTactgaaaatataaatatctTGTTTTAAAAGCTATCTCAAAAGCATCATTTGAACTCTTTTTCCTTTACAACAATCTCACATTTATACCACAATTATCATACCACAATTACATGTCTTGGGAGTACAAATCCATTACTTGTACTAGAAAACCACTTCATGTATAAAGCCCTAATGAGAGTGGACAGGGGCATCTTTTTGTCTACAAAGATGGAACCTTCGTTTTCTACATGCAATGTAAAGTGAATGGAACCAAGCCGGCAGAAGATGTGATATCTCTCATacaggaatttataatctaatgagtaCAGACCGACCGCTGatgtcaaagtcaaatagaaacagagggcaCTAAACCATACATCATGATCCCTCcaggttgcatattgacttataAAACCACATATTCacattgttttattatatttttacttattttgttacatatttctcAGTTATACTTTAATCCAGTTTGGCCACACTCAGTAGAATGAGAGCCATGTGCAGGCTTCAAACAGCATATTTAATACCACAAACACACATGTAAAAAaatctatacatctatatgtgtgtgtgtatatctatctatacacacatacacatgtgtatatatacacacacacacacatattatacagTGATAATATGATTTCAAGGTAATGCATATGCAAATTAAAGACATTAGGCTGCCAGCTGTACAGTTTACCTAAATATCTGGAATtcgtaataaagaaaaaataatttgtcaaAGGATCTGTAGAAGGATGGGAGATTGGACAGGATCAACTCCTGCTGGGATTCCAGGGACTCTCTGAAAGACCTCCACGAGGTTTGGTCATTCTGGAAATGCTTTCTAGAGGAGCcatcctctcctcctcatctcctgcTCCACAGAGGTCTTCTTCTCCTAGGGGATAAAGTTTTGGGCTTTAGAACAGAAAATGTGGTCCCTGGCCACCCTCTGGCTgacctgaatcagattaaaatgtaattgggaaatatttaacaaataaaaatgcaataggaCAGAGGTAATGTTAATAagcagttttctaagtcaatgtgcagcCTACAGGGATCTTTTAGGTATGATTTAGTGCCCTCcccttctatttgagtttgacacactGCTCTAGAACATTTTCTCTTTAGATGGAAATCCTAGAAATAAAATGTCTCTGAAAAGCCTTTCATCCCAAATGGGGTGGCccagagtcaaacatgactggaagcactacaacaacaacaacaaaatcagatctattaaaaaaaaacattttgggaGGGGTgtaaagaatggattggagaagggggGCATAGCTCACCCTGTTAGTATTCAgaatgttgtgtgtatgtgttaggGATGGTGTACACCAGCACCCAGCTCACTGGCATCCCCCTTGCACACAGTTCCTCTTGGATCAGGGATCAATGCATAGCTGGGACTCACCAATTCATCATTTACTCCTATACTCACACATCCTGGCATACACCATCTCCCACACTCATAAGGTCATGCATACACACTCACTGAACCccctatttcattcatttattcccatTAATCTTTTCCTTATGGGCCCTTGATGAAACTTTTCCCCATACCATACACCAACTGGTACCTCTTGTACAACTTACATTATTAcaataaaagctccttgagggagctTTTTGCTTGTACTTCTTTCCTCaacacttagcacggtgcctggcatatagtaagcattcaaCAAATGCTTGCTGCCTACTGCATCATTTCTCCCAAACCTCACCAGCTCACAAAAGCCTGAgtaactgttggtggagttgtgaactgatccaaccattctggagagcaatttagaactatgcccaaagagttataaaactgtgcataccctctgatctagcaataggtctgtatcccaaaaagattttttttaaagcggggtgtgtgtgtgggcgGGGGGAAGGTCCTACTTGTACaaaagttctttttgtggtagctaagaatttgACATtgagggggatgcccatcaattgcagaatggctgaacaatggtatatgattgtaatggaatattattgtcctataacaaataataagcaggatgatttcagaaaagcctggaaaaacttacatgaactgatacaaagtaaagtgagcagaaccaggaaaacactgtatacaatgTATACAACAGTATATACAGTAACATTGTATggtgaagaattgtgaatgacttggctgttctcagtgatacaatgatgcaagacaatcccACAGGATTCAtgttgaaaaatgttatccacctccagaggaatACTAAAAAGcaggctatttttcactttctttttttggtcctaatcttcttgcacaaaatgactaatatggaaatattttatatgattgcacatgtataacttatgtcAGATTgcctatctcagggagggaggagggaagggagggacagaatttggtatttaaaacttaataaaagaatgttaaaaattgtttttatatgtaatttggggaaaataaaatattatatacaagTTAAAATGAAAGCATGagtaacacaaaaacaaaacaaaacaaaactccttcCCTCGCCCACCTAGGACAATTTCCAAACTCCTAAACGTCTAATGCC
Proteins encoded:
- the COL8A1 gene encoding collagen alpha-1(VIII) chain isoform X1, whose amino-acid sequence is MAVPLTPLQLLAVVILIYLNFIRSTHGGAYYGIKQLPPQIPAQIPQYQALGQQVPHMPLGKDGLPMGKEMPPMQYGKEYPHLPQYMKEIPQVPRMGKEAAPKKSKEIPLASLRGEQGPRGEPGPRGPPGPPGLPGQGIPGIKGKPGPQGYPGIGKPGMPGMPGKPGGVGMPGAKGEIGPKGEIGPMGMPGPQGPPGPHGLPGIGKPGGPGLPGQPGPKGEPGPKGQPGLPGLQGPKGEKGFGMPGLPGLKGPPGMHGPPGPVGLPGIGKPGVTGFPGPQGPLGKPGLQGEPGPQGPIGVPGIQGPPGVPGVGKPGQDGIPGRPGFPGGKGEQGLPGLPGPPGLPGVGKPGFPGPKGDRGMGGLPGALGPRGEKGPAGAPGMGGPPGEPGLPGIPGPMGPPGAIGFPGPKGEGGAMGPQGPLGPKGEPGLQGFPGKPGFLGEVGPPGMRGLPGPIGPKGEAGLKGLPGIPGAPGLIGPKGEPGIPGDQGLQGPSGIPGIGGPSGPIGPPGIPGPKGEPGLPGPPGFPGVGKPGVAGLHGPPGKPGALGPQGQPGLPGPPGPPGPPGPPAVMPPTPPAHGEYLPEMGPGIDGVKTPHAYAGKKGKNGGVAYEMPAFTAELTTPFPPVGAPVKFDKLLYNGRQNYNPQTGIFTCEVPGVYYFAYHVHCKGGNVWVALFKNNDPMMYTYDEYKKGFLDQASGSAVLQLRPGDRVFLQMPSEQAAGLYAGQYVHSSFSGYLLYPM
- the COL8A1 gene encoding collagen alpha-1(VIII) chain isoform X2; its protein translation is MAVPLTPLQLLAVVILIYLNFIRSTHGGAYYGIKQLPPQIPAQIPQYQALGQQVPHMPLGKDGLPMEIPLASLRGEQGPRGEPGPRGPPGPPGLPGQGIPGIKGKPGPQGYPGIGKPGMPGMPGKPGGVGMPGAKGEIGPKGEIGPMGMPGPQGPPGPHGLPGIGKPGGPGLPGQPGPKGEPGPKGQPGLPGLQGPKGEKGFGMPGLPGLKGPPGMHGPPGPVGLPGIGKPGVTGFPGPQGPLGKPGLQGEPGPQGPIGVPGIQGPPGVPGVGKPGQDGIPGRPGFPGGKGEQGLPGLPGPPGLPGVGKPGFPGPKGDRGMGGLPGALGPRGEKGPAGAPGMGGPPGEPGLPGIPGPMGPPGAIGFPGPKGEGGAMGPQGPLGPKGEPGLQGFPGKPGFLGEVGPPGMRGLPGPIGPKGEAGLKGLPGIPGAPGLIGPKGEPGIPGDQGLQGPSGIPGIGGPSGPIGPPGIPGPKGEPGLPGPPGFPGVGKPGVAGLHGPPGKPGALGPQGQPGLPGPPGPPGPPGPPAVMPPTPPAHGEYLPEMGPGIDGVKTPHAYAGKKGKNGGVAYEMPAFTAELTTPFPPVGAPVKFDKLLYNGRQNYNPQTGIFTCEVPGVYYFAYHVHCKGGNVWVALFKNNDPMMYTYDEYKKGFLDQASGSAVLQLRPGDRVFLQMPSEQAAGLYAGQYVHSSFSGYLLYPM